From Salvia splendens isolate huo1 chromosome 3, SspV2, whole genome shotgun sequence, a single genomic window includes:
- the LOC121796034 gene encoding cytosolic purine 5'-nucleotidase-like isoform X2, whose translation MIDVDPFSARHSARGIFCSRTLNLRSISAIGYDMDYTLIHYNVAAWEGRAYDYCMENLRNMGFPVDGLAFDPDLVIRGLVIDKEKGNLVKADRFGYVKRAMHGTRMLSTQKVSEIYGRELVDLRKEGRWEFLNTLFSVSEAVAFMQMVDRLDEGAIVADLGPLDYKGLYKAVGKALFRAHVEGQLKSEIMSKPELFVEPDPELPLALLDQKEAGKRLLLITNSDYHYTEKMMQHSFNRFLPNDMSWRDLFDMVIVSARKPEFFQLSQPMYEVVTDEGLMRPCFKAQTGGVYSGGSAQMIENSLDIHGDEILYVGDHIYTDVSQSKVHLRWRTALICRELEDEYSALIRSRGHRATLIDLINQKEVVGDLFNQLRLALQRRSKGRPAQTIAATHMENKELAESIQKLLIVMQRLDQKIAPLMESDGELFNTRWGFLSRAGLWDKSHIMRQIEKYADIYTSRVSNFLHYTPFMYFRAQEQSLAHDSYSFPQQQV comes from the exons atGATAGATGTG GATCCATTTTCTGCTAGACATTCTGCCCGTGGCATTTTTTGCAGCAGGACTCTTAATCTGCGTTCTATTAGTGCCATTGGCTATGACATGGACTACACATTGATCCATTATAATGTGGCG GCATGGGAGGGAAGGGCTTATGACTACTGTATGGAAAATCTTAGAAATATGGGTTTTCCAGTTGATGGACTTGCATTTGACCCAGATCTG GTCATTCGAGGCCTAGTTATAGATAAGGAGAAAGGGAATTTAGTTAAAGCAGATCGATTTGGGTATGTTAAGAGAGCAATGCATGGCACTAGAATGTTATCTACTCAAAAAGTGAG TGAGATATATGGGAGAGAACTTGTCGATCTACGCAAGGAGGGCCGGTGGGAATTCCTGAATACATTGTTCTCGGTTTCTGAGGCAGTTGCCTTCATGCAG ATGGTGGATAGATTGGATGAAGGTGCTATAGTCGCAGACCTTGGTCCACTTGACTATAAAGGGCTTTACAAG GCTGTTGGAAAAGCACTCTTTAGGGCACATGTTGAAGGCCAATTGAAG AGTGAGATTATGTCCAAACCTGAACTTTTTGTTGAACCTGATCCCGAGTTACCTTTGGCCTTATTGGACCAGAAAGAG GCTGGCAAGCGGCTCTTGCTTATTACCAACTCAGATTACCACTACACTGAAAAGATGATGCAACATTCTTTCAATAGATTTCTCCCAAATGACATGAGCTGGAGAGATCTGTTTGACATG GTAATAGTCTCGGCAAGGAAGCCAGAGTTTTTTCAGCTGTCACAGCCAATGTATGAAGTGGTGACTGATGAAGGTCTTATGCGTCCATGTTTTAAGGCTCAAACAG GGGGAGTATACTCAGGGGGAAGTGCTCAGATGATTGAGAACTCACTTGACATTCATGGAGATGAAATTTTGTATGTTGGTGATCATATATATACAGATGTTAGTCAATCCAAAGTTCATCTTCGGTGGCGTACAGCACTAATTTGTCGAGAACTGGAAGACGAG TATAGTGCTCTGATCCGTAGTCGTGGTCACCGCGCCACACTGATAGATCTTATAAATCAGAAGGAGGTTGTAGGAGACCTCTTCAACCAACTCCGCCTTGCTCTGCAAAGACGAAGTAAAGGGCGTCCTGCTCAG ACCATTGCTGCTACTCACATGGAAAACAAAGAACTCGCTGAGAGCATTCAGAAGCTACTCATTGTGATGCAGAGACTGGATCAAAAAATCGCTCCGCTGATGGAATCAGATGGGGAGCTCTTTAATACAAG GTGGGGTTTTCTCTCGCGAGCAGGCCTATGGGACAAAAGCCACATAATGAGGCAGATTGAGAA GTATGCTGATATATATACCTCAAGGGTTTCTAATTTCCTCCACTATACCCCTTTTATGTATTTCAGAGCCCAAGAACAG TCTCTTGCTCATGATTCTTATTCATTCCCTCAACAACAAGTATAA
- the LOC121796035 gene encoding protein TRIGALACTOSYLDIACYLGLYCEROL 4, chloroplastic-like, whose protein sequence is MTMKKLRWAMEGEFWELDSSTPATLDGVARPVAGDLPLPLGLSRGARLSRPKQIDFMQRFMAAPFVPSFSDGVGFSLQRLLSLPSFARDACFTTLLGQFNVQKFAASLKKSESIWKHFSDPQFYSLNLCWEWLITPRDTLLLTSEAQADHKTPRKKAIFHHKFPNHNLTVEASSPSLFVDDDGNYWDVPFTLAMDVGSIAPHSDTSFHFCISHNAGSPRPLTPNQIPPPPTLLPGLSAKSAFSFNKHFDIWKSEAPKARMVQPYDILLSNPHVSASTILGSVITASLGENSMTPRGQDDDTFRLYAKGENYAASADLFASASLSAQLGNFQKNFLDLTRFHARLDIPSGSKFINRAYKVARALYNSEAPTAEALQTITPSATLSFQQQMAGPFSLRVDSGVSVDLKKEWYLNVNDPVFAVEYALHVLGSAKAVAWYSPKQREFMIELRFFET, encoded by the exons ATGACGATGAAGAAGCTAAGATGGGCGATGGAAGGAGAGTTCTGGGAGCTGGACTCCTCGACGCCGGCGACATTGGACGGAGTGGCGCGGCCGGTGGCGGGGGATCTTCCTCTTCCCCTGGGGTTAAGCCGCGGAGCGAGGCTGTCGCGCCCCAAACAAATTGATTTCATGCAGCGCTTCATGGCGGCGCCGTTCGTCCCTTCGTTTTCCGATGGAGTTGGATTCTCCCTGCAACGCCTCCTCTCCCTCCCCTCCTTTGCCCGCGATGCCTG TTTTACCACATTGCTAGGGCAATTCAATGTTCAAAAGTTTGCAGCTTCTCTCAAAAAATCGGAGAGCATTTGGAAACACTTTTCCGACCCCCAATTTTACAGCCTAAATCTGTGTTGGGAGTGGTTGATTACGCCTCGAGATACTCTGCTGCTCACTTCAGAAGCACAAGCTGACCACAAAACTCCAAGGAAAAAGGCAATTTTTCATCACAAG TTTCCAAATCATAACCTAACTGTGGAGGCATCTTCTCCATCACtttttgttgatgatgatggtaATTACTGGGATGTGCCATTCACATTGGCTATGGATGTGGGTTCAATAGCTCCTCATTCGGACACTAGCTTTCATTTCTGCATCAGCCACAATGCAGGTTCTCCTCGCCCTCTCACCCCAAACCAAATACCTCCTCCTCCCACTTTACTTCCTGGTCTCTCTGCTAAATCTGCCTTTTCATTCAACAAACACTTTGACATTTGGAAGAGTGAGGCTCCAAAGGCAAGAATGGTGCAACCATATGATATACTGCTCTCTAATCCTCATGTATCAGCATCAACAATCCTAG GTAGTGTAATTACTGCATCTCTTGGTGAAAATTCAATGACACCCCGTGGACAAGATGATGATACATTCAGGCTTTACGCCAAAGGAGAAAATTATGCCGCTTCAGCCGATCTCTTTGCATCTGCATCCCTTTCTGCTCAGCTTGGAAATTTTCAAAAGAATTTTTTAGATCTTACCCGCTTTCATGCACGACTAGATATACCTTCAGGCTCCAAATTCATAAATAGAGCCTATAAGGTTGCTCGGGCACTTTACAATTCTGAAGCACCAACTGCAGAAGCACTTCAGACCATTACCCCTTCTGCCACCCTCTCATTTCAGCAGCAG ATGGCTGGACCTTTCAGCTTGAGAGTTGATAGTGGAGTGAGTGTTGATCTGAAGAAAGAGTGGTACTTGAATGTGAATGATCCTGTATTTGCTGTCGAGTACGCGTTGCACGTTCTTGGGTCGGCGAAAGCTGTTGCTTGGTATTCCCCAAAGCAAAGAGAATTCATGATAGAACTCAGATTTTTTGAGACTTGA
- the LOC121797456 gene encoding TITAN-like protein: protein MNHNNKKKKSKNEQREFEFCEVCRLNHNHGRRHNFFPCHKNSLSSLLARFQSKLSDVKFFLKSPMLILPEHAHQNRLWCVFCNCDILELNSQFACSNAVGHLASEEHWKRVKGFMWKYGGGMDHVDLFRITEADFAKWEKKCKSLKTEAAKTESVGTSKDIHNKHNAEFVNSSCNNNFDALNSCIPNCVVPLHIYTNERTPFSSSVLSSSVSETGPSLYNIPGGSHVQDAHYLKNSTGYVDNQHFPNSLAREYSSYGDASNGSVYSGAGTSEVYPGLVNLTHISSTSKVALEGNVHTGAPPPWLDGTKGDYLDPALKPESRDAVSSRAGKSKLNPKRVGAAWAERRKLELEMERRGERVNNNFDANWLPNFGRVWQSGTRKESRKQFQIESDAIREPDNHLEALMPIQPYISKRMRKDATHDTVDKSI, encoded by the exons ATGAATCACAACAACAAGAAGAAAAAGAGCAAAAACGAACAGCGAGAATTCGAGTTCTGCGAGGTTTGCAGATTGAACCACAACCACGGCCGCCGCCACAATTTCTTTCCATGCCACAAAAATTCACTCTCCAGCCTCCTCGCGCGCTTCCAATCGAAGCTTTCCGACGTCAAATTCTTCCTCAAATCTCCGATGCTGATCCTTCCGGAGCACGCGCACCAGAATCGCCTCTGGTGCGTGTTCTGCAACTGCGACATTCTCGAGCTTAATAGCCAATTCGCTTG TAGCAATGCAGTCGGTCATTTGGCCAGTGAGGAACACTGGAAGAGAGTGAAGGGGTTTATGTGGAAATATGGAGGTGGAATGGACCATGTTGATTTGTTTCGCATTACTGAGGCTGATTTTGCTAAG TGGGAGAAGAAGTGCAAGTCATTGAAGACGGAAGCTGCTAAAACAGAATCAGTTGGAACATCGAAAGATATCCACAATAAACATAATGCTGAATTTGTTAATAGTTCTTGCAACAATAACTTCGATGCTCTTAATTCTTGCATTCCAAATTGTGTTGTACCTTTACATATCTATACGAATGAGAGAACTCCATTTTCCAGTTCGGTGTTATCATCTTCTGTCTCTGAGACTGGCCCTTCATTGTATAATATACCTGGAGGCAGCCATGTACAAGATGCGCATTACTTGAAGAATTCAACAG GTTATGTTGATAATCAGCATTTCCCCAACTCTCTTGCTAGGGAATACTCATCTTATGGTGATGCTAGTAATGGATCT GTATATTCAGGAGCAGGTACCAGTGAGGTTTATCCAG GTTTGGTGAATTTGACTCATATTAGTTCTACATCTAAAGTTGCTTTAGAAGGAAATGTCCACACTGGAGCACCTCCGCCATGGCTTGATGGAACAAAAGGAGATTACCTTGATCCTGCATTGAAACCAGAATCGAGGGACGCTGTTTCATCCAGAGCAGGGAAGTCAAAGTTGAACCCAAAACGTGTTGGAGCTGCATGGGCAGAGAGAAGGAAACTTGAGTTGGAGATGGAAAGGAGAGGGGAACGTGTTAATAACAACTTCGATGCAAATTGGCTCCCCAATTTCGGTAGAGTGTGGCAGTCTGGCACAAGAAAAGAATCTAGGAAACAATTTCAGATTGAGAGTGATGCAATCCGGGAGCCGGATAATCATTTGGAGGCACTAATGCCAATACAGCCTTACATCAGCAAACGAATG CGTAAGGATGCAACGCATGATACTGTCGACAAGTCTATATGA
- the LOC121796034 gene encoding cytosolic purine 5'-nucleotidase-like isoform X1 produces the protein MAAAHNSVILGWKVSCMNIATSRPTQFSSHPSTRAAINTKLRCRSATTEEAAAGNTDIFSVTPSTAADFDYLGESTKGDLNLNSAINGEAGLDGPIEDVAKMEAQEAEHLLNHLGIPDPFSARHSARGIFCSRTLNLRSISAIGYDMDYTLIHYNVAAWEGRAYDYCMENLRNMGFPVDGLAFDPDLVIRGLVIDKEKGNLVKADRFGYVKRAMHGTRMLSTQKVSEIYGRELVDLRKEGRWEFLNTLFSVSEAVAFMQMVDRLDEGAIVADLGPLDYKGLYKAVGKALFRAHVEGQLKSEIMSKPELFVEPDPELPLALLDQKEAGKRLLLITNSDYHYTEKMMQHSFNRFLPNDMSWRDLFDMVIVSARKPEFFQLSQPMYEVVTDEGLMRPCFKAQTGGVYSGGSAQMIENSLDIHGDEILYVGDHIYTDVSQSKVHLRWRTALICRELEDEYSALIRSRGHRATLIDLINQKEVVGDLFNQLRLALQRRSKGRPAQTIAATHMENKELAESIQKLLIVMQRLDQKIAPLMESDGELFNTRWGFLSRAGLWDKSHIMRQIEKYADIYTSRVSNFLHYTPFMYFRAQEQSLAHDSYSFPQQQV, from the exons ATGGCGGCTGCACACAATAGTGTGATCTTGGGGTGGAAGGTGAGCTGTATGAATATTGCGACTTCCCGCCCAACGCAATTCTCCTCTCACCCTTCAACTAGGGCTGCGATTAACACAAAATTGAGGTGTCGCTCCGCCACTacggaggaggcggcggcggggaACACTGACATCTTCTCTGTAACACCATCCACCGCCGCAGATTTTGACTACCTCGGCGAGAGCACCAAGGGCGACCTCAATCTCAATTCCG CAATTAATGGAGAGGCGGGTTTGGACGGACCTATTGAGGACGTGGCCAAAATGGAAGCTCAAGAAGCCGAGCATTTGCTTAATCACTTGGGCATTCCG GATCCATTTTCTGCTAGACATTCTGCCCGTGGCATTTTTTGCAGCAGGACTCTTAATCTGCGTTCTATTAGTGCCATTGGCTATGACATGGACTACACATTGATCCATTATAATGTGGCG GCATGGGAGGGAAGGGCTTATGACTACTGTATGGAAAATCTTAGAAATATGGGTTTTCCAGTTGATGGACTTGCATTTGACCCAGATCTG GTCATTCGAGGCCTAGTTATAGATAAGGAGAAAGGGAATTTAGTTAAAGCAGATCGATTTGGGTATGTTAAGAGAGCAATGCATGGCACTAGAATGTTATCTACTCAAAAAGTGAG TGAGATATATGGGAGAGAACTTGTCGATCTACGCAAGGAGGGCCGGTGGGAATTCCTGAATACATTGTTCTCGGTTTCTGAGGCAGTTGCCTTCATGCAG ATGGTGGATAGATTGGATGAAGGTGCTATAGTCGCAGACCTTGGTCCACTTGACTATAAAGGGCTTTACAAG GCTGTTGGAAAAGCACTCTTTAGGGCACATGTTGAAGGCCAATTGAAG AGTGAGATTATGTCCAAACCTGAACTTTTTGTTGAACCTGATCCCGAGTTACCTTTGGCCTTATTGGACCAGAAAGAG GCTGGCAAGCGGCTCTTGCTTATTACCAACTCAGATTACCACTACACTGAAAAGATGATGCAACATTCTTTCAATAGATTTCTCCCAAATGACATGAGCTGGAGAGATCTGTTTGACATG GTAATAGTCTCGGCAAGGAAGCCAGAGTTTTTTCAGCTGTCACAGCCAATGTATGAAGTGGTGACTGATGAAGGTCTTATGCGTCCATGTTTTAAGGCTCAAACAG GGGGAGTATACTCAGGGGGAAGTGCTCAGATGATTGAGAACTCACTTGACATTCATGGAGATGAAATTTTGTATGTTGGTGATCATATATATACAGATGTTAGTCAATCCAAAGTTCATCTTCGGTGGCGTACAGCACTAATTTGTCGAGAACTGGAAGACGAG TATAGTGCTCTGATCCGTAGTCGTGGTCACCGCGCCACACTGATAGATCTTATAAATCAGAAGGAGGTTGTAGGAGACCTCTTCAACCAACTCCGCCTTGCTCTGCAAAGACGAAGTAAAGGGCGTCCTGCTCAG ACCATTGCTGCTACTCACATGGAAAACAAAGAACTCGCTGAGAGCATTCAGAAGCTACTCATTGTGATGCAGAGACTGGATCAAAAAATCGCTCCGCTGATGGAATCAGATGGGGAGCTCTTTAATACAAG GTGGGGTTTTCTCTCGCGAGCAGGCCTATGGGACAAAAGCCACATAATGAGGCAGATTGAGAA GTATGCTGATATATATACCTCAAGGGTTTCTAATTTCCTCCACTATACCCCTTTTATGTATTTCAGAGCCCAAGAACAG TCTCTTGCTCATGATTCTTATTCATTCCCTCAACAACAAGTATAA